The window AACACGATCTCCCGCGGGCTCGCGGCATTGACGAACCCGGCGACGTGCCGGCGCGCGTCCTCGTAGAGCGCCGTCGCCTCCTCGGCGATCCGATAGATGCCGCGGTGGATGTTCGCGTTGCACGTGCGGTAGTAGCGGTCCATCGCCTCGAGGACCGCCTCCGGCTTCTGCGAGGTCGCGGCCGAATCGAGATAGACGAGCGGCTTTTCGCGCGGCGTGGTGAAGATCGGGAAGTCCGCGCGCACACGGGCCGCGTCGAACGCGGCGGCCGCCGGCGCGTCCTGCGGGCCGGCGACCGCTCCCGTTCGCGTCGCGTTCATCGCGTCAGCCGATCTTGCGCGCGATCTCGTCGCGCAGCCGGTCGCGCACCGCTTCGAGCGGAATGCGGTCGAGCACGGGCTCGAAGAACGCTTCCACGATCAGCCGCTGGGCCTCGATCCGCGGCAGCCCGCGCGCCATGAGGTAATACAGGTGCTCGGGCTCGACGTAGCCGATGGTGGCGCCGTGGGTGCAGCGCACGTCGTTGGCGAGAATCTCGAGTCCCGGGATGCTGTCGGCGCGCGCCTGGTCGGAGAGCAGCAGGTTGCGGTTCGCCTGGTAGGCGTCGGTCTTCTGCGCGCCCTCGGCCACCTGGATCAATCCCTGGTAGACGCTGCGCGCCTTGTCCTTCAGGCAGCCCTTGATGAGCAGGTCGCTGGTGCAGTTGGGTTGCAGGTGGCGTTGCAGCGTGTGCAGGTGGAAGTGCTGCCGCTGGTCGCCGAACATGAAGCCGTGCACGTAGGCGCGCGCGCCTGGTCCGTTCAGGTTGAACCACGCGTTCGCCTTGGTGGCGCGGCCGCCGACCATGACCTGGATCCACTGCAGTTCGGCGTCGCGCGCCAGGTCGGCACGCGCGTTCGAGTAGTGGAACACGTTGCGGCTCCAGTCCTGCAGCGAGGCGAACGTCAGCTTCGCTCCCGCGCCGACGAACACCTCGGTGCCGCCGCAATGGAACGCCGCCCCTTCCGCCGGCTCGGAAAGCTGCTCGTCGATCACCGTCGCTTCGGCTCCCTCCTCGAGGATCACCAGCGAGCGCGGGGCCGAAACCACGCCGGCGCCGCTCAGCCAGTGGAAGAGCCGAATGGGCAGCGCCGCGCGCACGCCCCGGGGCACGTGCACGAACGCCCCGCCCGAATGGATCGCGGCGTTCAGTGCCGCGTACCAGTCGTAGTCGTCGTGCAGCAGCGAGCCGTAGCGGCCGGCGAGCAGCGCCTCGTGTTCGCGCGTCGCCCGATCGAACGAGCACACCGTCACGCCCTGGCGCGCCAGCGCGGGATGGGTCTGCTCGAACATCGTGCCCCCGTCACGCTGGACGACGAGGGCGAGGTTGCCCGCCTCGGCCGCGATGCGCTCGATCACCGCCGCCGGCAGGTCGTCCACGTTGCGGGCGCCGGGTCCGGTCACGCACGGATCGAGCCCCGGCAGGGCCTGCTCCAGCGCGGCGAAGTCGGTGCGGCGCCAGAGTTCCTCGTCACGCCGTGGCGGACGCAGGGTCGAGAGCGTGCCGGCCGCGGCGCGGCGGCGCTCCGCCGCCCACGCGCCCTCGCGGGCCTCGCGGGCGTGCCCGGCGGCGCACTCCGCCCAGGCGGCTTCGAATCGGGTCTGGACCGTCGGGGTGGCGGGCGTCATCCGACCGAGCCCTCCATCTGAAGCTGGATCAGCCGGTTCATTTCAACCGCG of the Candidatus Eisenbacteria bacterium genome contains:
- the sufD gene encoding Fe-S cluster assembly protein SufD, with product MTPATPTVQTRFEAAWAECAAGHAREAREGAWAAERRRAAAGTLSTLRPPRRDEELWRRTDFAALEQALPGLDPCVTGPGARNVDDLPAAVIERIAAEAGNLALVVQRDGGTMFEQTHPALARQGVTVCSFDRATREHEALLAGRYGSLLHDDYDWYAALNAAIHSGGAFVHVPRGVRAALPIRLFHWLSGAGVVSAPRSLVILEEGAEATVIDEQLSEPAEGAAFHCGGTEVFVGAGAKLTFASLQDWSRNVFHYSNARADLARDAELQWIQVMVGGRATKANAWFNLNGPGARAYVHGFMFGDQRQHFHLHTLQRHLQPNCTSDLLIKGCLKDKARSVYQGLIQVAEGAQKTDAYQANRNLLLSDQARADSIPGLEILANDVRCTHGATIGYVEPEHLYYLMARGLPRIEAQRLIVEAFFEPVLDRIPLEAVRDRLRDEIARKIG